One Nostoc sp. UHCC 0302 DNA window includes the following coding sequences:
- a CDS encoding PAS-domain containing protein, producing the protein MIRLLSQRRIQANAGILVVDSSRRMVSLNRKFIEMWSFPQQVIVSQDEVQALELASSLVEDSELFIERIKEIYMQTDLEAYDTFTLKDGRMFERCSLPQYLKDECVGRIWKFREITERRQLKPFTDASQKILLFPASHTYYGYLT; encoded by the coding sequence ATGATACGTCTCTTGAGTCAGCGTAGGATTCAAGCTAATGCTGGCATTCTTGTAGTAGATAGTAGCAGAAGAATGGTGAGTTTGAATCGAAAGTTTATAGAGATGTGGAGCTTCCCGCAACAGGTTATCGTTTCCCAAGATGAGGTTCAAGCTTTAGAGTTGGCTTCGAGCTTGGTTGAGGATTCCGAATTATTTATTGAGAGAATAAAAGAGATTTATATGCAAACTGATTTGGAGGCTTATGACACTTTTACATTAAAGGATGGACGAATGTTTGAACGCTGTTCGCTACCTCAATATTTAAAAGATGAATGTGTAGGCAGGATTTGGAAATTCCGCGAAATAACAGAGCGGCGTCAGTTGAAACCTTTTACAGATGCGAGTCAAAAAATTTTACTTTTTCCTGCGTCTCATACTTATTATGGCTATCTCACATAA
- a CDS encoding WD40 repeat domain-containing protein: MEQGLRLLFYLVLEFAPVIVSFIEKRTEESSAITKYQVPQVIQEVITIVNNSTDKNSSLAEFEQEKLRQQQLVVSQHETQLKISEQERETALKIPEVYKILDSWPLRLYPSQILDSGSSNKRTPLKIFLAPLQVKFDKFAQENHTISEIEPMLAEGLRKLLNQHYSLHSPIRPTEFLAGAWDSKRFHSESSIKALFGLLKTEPILILESESDGDYINFRIGYWGLGQGNYYYKTIARLSYKEILEESAKSRALEWKKIRDELLALGENLEEINHLGKENIVNLRILEKAEKWKAQGIDVSKLSLKYEINHQDFEKLCDVLINCHFLVAAWVADVYHLVHHDVPPLLPKLLPNLLKNALDLQSVQVIATGYKQVYQALETERRYWVPELALQLAISLSHLPDPSWAKEQLDYSINTWLQLRQVSPQQYSNSLEAMQAAVRIEDEEYFQKLKDYFTAVSDRQSILCVDKLLDAIAKLKHKSTLESAKITHTITGHSQTVTAVAISCDGDILVSGCADKAINVWNLNTGKLLRTLTENQGEVSSLAINPEGNLLAVGSSEHPKSNVKVWHLKTGKLLHTLLGHQKPVNVVAISPDGQILASGSNKIKIWNLHKGDRICTLWHSSAVHAVAISLDATILASGSSDNKIRLWNPRTGDPLSTLNGHEGEVKSIAISPDGQILFSASADTTIKIWHLIKGKILRTLTGHSEEVKSLAVSADGQTLFSGSADKTIKIWRISTGELLQTLTGHSGTINSIALSPDGKFLASGSADKTIKIWQIVL; encoded by the coding sequence ATGGAGCAAGGGTTAAGATTATTATTTTACTTAGTGCTAGAGTTTGCACCTGTGATTGTATCTTTTATTGAAAAAAGAACAGAAGAAAGTTCAGCTATAACTAAATACCAAGTACCTCAAGTAATTCAAGAAGTCATTACAATAGTAAATAATTCCACTGATAAAAACAGTTCTCTAGCCGAATTTGAACAAGAAAAACTCCGGCAACAGCAATTAGTAGTTTCCCAACATGAAACACAACTAAAAATATCAGAGCAAGAGAGAGAAACAGCACTCAAGATCCCAGAAGTTTATAAAATTCTTGATAGTTGGCCTTTAAGATTATACCCTTCACAAATTTTAGATTCTGGCAGTAGTAATAAACGCACCCCTCTCAAAATTTTTCTTGCTCCTTTGCAAGTAAAGTTTGACAAGTTTGCTCAGGAAAATCACACAATTTCAGAAATAGAGCCAATGTTGGCTGAAGGTTTACGAAAGTTACTCAATCAGCATTATTCTCTTCATAGTCCAATCAGACCAACTGAATTTTTAGCAGGAGCTTGGGATAGTAAACGTTTTCATAGTGAATCCAGTATAAAGGCTCTGTTTGGCCTATTGAAAACAGAGCCTATTTTAATTTTAGAATCAGAAAGTGATGGAGATTATATTAATTTTCGGATTGGTTACTGGGGATTAGGACAAGGTAATTATTACTATAAAACCATCGCTCGATTATCTTATAAAGAAATTCTGGAAGAATCTGCTAAAAGTCGTGCATTAGAGTGGAAAAAAATTAGAGACGAACTACTAGCACTGGGGGAAAACTTAGAAGAAATTAATCATCTTGGTAAAGAAAATATAGTCAATCTCAGAATTTTAGAAAAAGCAGAAAAATGGAAAGCTCAAGGAATTGATGTTAGTAAATTATCTTTAAAGTATGAAATTAATCATCAAGATTTTGAAAAACTTTGCGATGTTTTAATTAATTGCCATTTTCTGGTTGCTGCTTGGGTAGCAGATGTTTATCACTTGGTTCACCATGATGTGCCTCCCTTATTGCCAAAGTTACTACCCAATTTGCTCAAAAATGCTCTTGATTTACAATCAGTTCAAGTAATAGCCACAGGTTATAAACAAGTTTACCAAGCTTTAGAAACAGAACGACGTTACTGGGTTCCAGAGTTAGCTTTGCAATTAGCAATCAGCTTATCTCATTTACCAGATCCTTCTTGGGCAAAAGAACAGCTTGATTACTCTATCAATACATGGTTACAACTACGCCAAGTGTCACCACAGCAATATAGTAATTCCCTAGAGGCAATGCAAGCAGCTGTCAGGATAGAAGATGAGGAATATTTCCAAAAGTTAAAAGACTACTTTACAGCAGTAAGCGATCGCCAAAGTATTCTCTGTGTTGATAAACTATTGGATGCGATCGCTAAGTTAAAACACAAATCCACGTTAGAATCTGCCAAAATTACTCACACCATAACTGGACATTCTCAAACAGTGACAGCTGTTGCTATTAGTTGTGATGGAGATATTTTAGTTAGTGGCTGTGCTGATAAAGCTATTAACGTCTGGAATCTTAACACAGGTAAACTACTCCGCACTCTCACAGAAAATCAGGGAGAAGTTTCATCCTTAGCTATTAATCCTGAAGGCAATTTACTTGCTGTTGGTAGCAGCGAACACCCTAAAAGTAATGTCAAAGTCTGGCATTTAAAAACAGGTAAACTACTCCACACACTCTTGGGGCATCAAAAACCAGTGAACGTTGTGGCAATTAGTCCAGATGGGCAGATTCTTGCTAGTGGTAGTAATAAAATTAAAATCTGGAATTTGCATAAAGGCGATCGCATTTGTACCCTTTGGCATTCATCCGCTGTTCATGCCGTAGCGATTAGTCTTGATGCGACAATCTTAGCCAGTGGCAGTTCTGACAACAAAATCAGGCTATGGAACCCGCGCACAGGCGATCCGTTAAGCACACTCAACGGTCACGAGGGTGAGGTAAAATCAATTGCTATAAGTCCTGATGGACAAATTTTGTTTAGCGCTAGTGCTGACACAACCATCAAAATTTGGCATCTAATTAAAGGTAAAATCCTGCGTACTTTGACTGGACACTCAGAGGAAGTGAAATCATTAGCTGTGAGTGCTGATGGACAAACCCTGTTTAGCGGTAGTGCTGATAAAACCATCAAAATCTGGCGTATTTCCACAGGGGAATTATTACAAACTCTCACTGGACATTCAGGAACCATAAATTCTATTGCTCTGAGTCCAGATGGTAAATTTCTTGCTAGTGGAAGTGCTGATAAAACTATCAAAATCTGGCAGATAGTTTTATAG
- a CDS encoding Crp/Fnr family transcriptional regulator — translation MITENLLLAALPPDVYKQLKNNMEQIELLYGEILNLPGEIIEEVYFPLTCLISVTVTMMDGMTVEAGVVGSHEMVGINAFMGGRETTQTEYIVQVPGRAVKMKARLLLDEFDTNKLLRDVLLKYTQAYIAQISQNVACNRLHTIEQRMARWLLESSDRLGSDELFLSHEFLSHMLGVRRAGITETANHLQEKGIIHCGRKKIKTIDPQGLEKISCECYQVIKEEYDRLLRFKLER, via the coding sequence ATGATTACTGAAAACCTTCTGCTTGCCGCTTTGCCCCCCGATGTGTACAAGCAGCTCAAAAATAATATGGAGCAGATCGAGCTTTTATACGGCGAGATACTCAACCTACCCGGCGAAATCATTGAGGAAGTTTACTTCCCTCTCACCTGCCTAATCTCGGTCACTGTTACGATGATGGATGGCATGACGGTTGAAGCTGGAGTGGTGGGAAGCCACGAGATGGTGGGGATTAACGCCTTCATGGGCGGTCGCGAGACGACACAGACTGAATACATCGTCCAGGTTCCGGGCAGAGCGGTGAAAATGAAAGCACGTTTGCTGCTCGACGAGTTCGACACCAATAAATTGTTGCGGGACGTGCTGCTGAAATACACGCAGGCTTATATCGCGCAAATCTCCCAAAACGTTGCCTGCAACCGCCTTCATACTATAGAACAACGCATGGCCCGCTGGCTGCTCGAATCGAGCGATCGCCTCGGCTCAGATGAACTGTTTCTGTCGCATGAGTTCCTCTCCCATATGCTGGGCGTGCGCCGCGCTGGTATCACTGAGACTGCTAATCACTTACAAGAGAAAGGTATTATCCATTGCGGTCGAAAGAAAATCAAAACCATTGATCCGCAGGGGCTGGAAAAGATTTCCTGCGAGTGTTATCAGGTAATCAAAGAGGAATATGATCGCTTACTAAGATTTAAGCTTGAGAGATAA